A region from the Papio anubis isolate 15944 chromosome 6, Panubis1.0, whole genome shotgun sequence genome encodes:
- the GPX5 gene encoding epididymal secretory glutathione peroxidase isoform X2 gives MTTQLRVVHLLPLLLACFVQTSPKQETMKMDCHKDEKGTIYDYEAIALNKNEYVPFKQYVGKHILFVNVATYCGLTAQYPGMSVQGEDLYLISSFLRKGM, from the exons ATGACTACACAGTTAAGGGTCGTCcatctgcttccccttctcctaGCCTGCTTTGTGCAAACAAGTCCCAAGCAGGAGACGATGAAG atGGATtgtcacaaagatgagaaaggcACCATCTATGACTATGAGGCCATCGCACTTAATAAAAACGAATATGTTCCCTTCAAGCAGTATGTGGGCAAGCACATCCTCTTCGTCAACGTGGCCACCTACTGTGGTCTGACAGCGCAATATCCTG GTATGTCCGTCCAGGGGGAGGATTTGTACCtaatttccagctttttgagAAAGGGGATGTGA
- the GPX5 gene encoding epididymal secretory glutathione peroxidase isoform X1, translated as MTTQLRVVHLLPLLLACFVQTSPKQETMKMDCHKDEKGTIYDYEAIALNKNEYVPFKQYVGKHILFVNVATYCGLTAQYPELNALQEELKPYGLVVLGFPCNQFGKQEPGDNKEILPGLKYVRPGGGFVPNFQLFEKGDVNGEKEQKVFSFLKHSCPHPSEILGTFKSISWDPVKVHDIRWNFEKFLVGPDGIPVMRWSHRATVSSVKTDILAYLKQFKTK; from the exons ATGACTACACAGTTAAGGGTCGTCcatctgcttccccttctcctaGCCTGCTTTGTGCAAACAAGTCCCAAGCAGGAGACGATGAAG atGGATtgtcacaaagatgagaaaggcACCATCTATGACTATGAGGCCATCGCACTTAATAAAAACGAATATGTTCCCTTCAAGCAGTATGTGGGCAAGCACATCCTCTTCGTCAACGTGGCCACCTACTGTGGTCTGACAGCGCAATATCCTG AACTAAATGCACTCCAGGAGGAGCTGAAGCCCTATGGTCTAGTTGTGCTGGGCTTTCCCTGCAACCAATTTGGAAAGCAAGAACCAGGAGATAACAAAGAGattcttcctgggctcaa GTATGTCCGTCCAGGGGGAGGATTTGTACCtaatttccagctttttgagAAAGGGGATGTGAATggtgaaaaagaacagaaagtctTCAGCTTCTTGAAG CACTCCTGTCCTCATCCCTCTGAGATTTTGGGCACATTCAAATCTATATCCTGGGACCCTGTAAAAGTCCATGACATCCGCTGGAACTTTGAAAAGTTCCTGGTGGGGCCTGATGGAATCCCTGTTATGCGCTGGTCCCACCGGGCTACAGTCAGCTCAGTCAAGACAGACATCCTGGCGTACTTGAAGCAATTCAAAACCAAATAG